In Caballeronia insecticola, one DNA window encodes the following:
- a CDS encoding flavoprotein: protein MTQPTPVRRLDEFKPDARFAWCVTGSGHMIEESIALALRLPGVDLFLSAAGEEVLPLYGWPIAKLREHFKVFRDNSASSAPVGMLYNGDYHTVVIAPATSNTVAKCAFGISDTLPTNLYAQAGKQCVPGIVFACDTAPSVITHAPKEWVEVRPRAIEFENVERLAQFAHTTVARSLDDLQAALDQRLSDLKLAWNTSSS, encoded by the coding sequence ATGACGCAACCCACGCCCGTCCGCCGGCTCGACGAGTTCAAGCCCGACGCGCGCTTCGCGTGGTGCGTGACCGGCTCCGGTCATATGATCGAAGAGTCGATTGCGCTCGCGCTGCGTTTGCCGGGCGTCGATCTTTTTCTCTCCGCCGCCGGCGAGGAAGTGCTGCCGCTGTATGGCTGGCCCATCGCTAAGTTACGGGAGCACTTCAAGGTGTTTCGCGACAACAGCGCGAGCAGCGCGCCCGTCGGCATGCTCTATAACGGCGACTATCACACGGTCGTGATCGCACCCGCTACGAGCAATACCGTCGCCAAATGCGCGTTCGGCATCTCCGATACGCTGCCCACCAACCTCTACGCGCAAGCCGGCAAACAATGTGTGCCGGGCATCGTGTTCGCATGCGACACCGCGCCGTCCGTCATCACGCACGCCCCGAAGGAATGGGTCGAAGTGAGGCCGCGCGCGATCGAGTTCGAGAACGTCGAGCGGCTTGCGCAGTTCGCGCACACCACCGTGGCCCGCTCGCTCGACGATCTGCAGGCCGCGCTCGATCAACGCCTGTCGGATCTGAAGCTTGCATGGAACACATCGTCTTCCTGA
- a CDS encoding sigma-54-dependent Fis family transcriptional regulator — protein sequence MSSLADVDTHVREVLNIVHNPLAARRASDSVAQSWLRCLTEFRLDPGRFVMPPVLTQHELNERRDAASDLIACSKLEMTTLYQQLADPELAVVLVDADGVIVHQVSSVPFGEAVAADGLRVGALWSEREAGTNGMGTCLIERDCIAVCQHEHFYPRYTSLTCSAAPIFDERGEVIGVLDVTSRSKLLQQHSLVLVGMSRQMIENRLIDARYRHANMIHFHSRPEFVGTLHAGKLAVSDDGVVLAASRSALFQLDLRSPAELCGKRVEEAFNAPLEDMIARSIRGSFHPVTIYSAKANSRFFLTAQTARDGKTGGTRILLNDPLARDVSAPNARSKSPRKDLRESAGAGRLDKLSHLEFGDPRMASQIQLAARVIQRKIPIILRGQTGTGKEVFANALHSISPNGAGPFVAVNCASLPENLIESELFGYRAGAFTGAQREGRRGKIVQANGGTLFLDEIGDMPMALQARLLRVLEEHEVTPLGAETTVKVDFQLISASHRNLVELVQNGLFREDLYYRLNGIEINLPPLRERADALALIGHILETESDDPPELSAEARGALLSYAWPGNIRQLRHVLQMAIALCDGPEILCAHLPPEIVNGTGATAAATRAPSPAASTPLMHLTEDADTSSLNAIQVKERETVLQLLDEHRWNVSNVAKVLGISRNTLYRKMHRLHIRLSHDTPASDNPASDA from the coding sequence ATGTCGTCGCTTGCTGACGTAGACACGCATGTCCGGGAAGTGCTGAATATCGTCCACAATCCGCTGGCCGCGCGTCGCGCCAGCGATTCCGTCGCGCAATCGTGGCTGCGCTGTCTCACCGAATTCCGGCTCGATCCGGGCCGTTTCGTGATGCCGCCCGTGCTGACGCAGCACGAACTGAACGAACGCCGCGACGCCGCCAGCGATCTCATCGCGTGCTCCAAGCTCGAAATGACCACGCTCTACCAGCAGCTGGCCGATCCGGAACTGGCGGTCGTGCTCGTCGATGCAGACGGCGTGATCGTGCATCAGGTGTCGTCGGTGCCGTTCGGCGAAGCGGTCGCGGCGGATGGTTTGCGCGTCGGCGCGTTGTGGAGCGAGCGCGAGGCTGGCACCAACGGCATGGGCACGTGTCTTATCGAGCGCGACTGCATCGCCGTGTGTCAGCACGAACATTTCTATCCGCGCTATACGTCGCTCACCTGCTCGGCCGCGCCGATCTTCGACGAACGCGGCGAAGTGATCGGCGTGCTCGACGTCACCAGCCGCTCGAAGCTTCTGCAGCAGCATTCGCTCGTCCTTGTCGGCATGTCGCGGCAGATGATCGAAAATCGTTTGATCGACGCGCGTTACCGGCACGCGAACATGATCCACTTTCACAGCCGCCCGGAGTTCGTCGGCACGCTGCACGCGGGCAAGCTCGCCGTGAGCGACGACGGCGTCGTGCTGGCCGCGAGCCGCAGCGCATTGTTCCAGCTCGATCTGCGCTCGCCCGCCGAATTGTGCGGCAAGCGCGTCGAGGAAGCGTTCAACGCGCCGCTCGAAGACATGATCGCGCGCAGCATTCGCGGCTCGTTTCATCCGGTGACCATCTACAGCGCGAAAGCGAACAGCCGCTTCTTCCTTACTGCACAGACAGCGCGCGACGGCAAGACCGGCGGCACGCGCATCCTCCTGAACGATCCGCTCGCGCGCGATGTGTCCGCGCCGAACGCGCGCAGCAAGTCGCCGAGAAAAGACCTGCGCGAGTCCGCAGGCGCCGGCCGGCTCGACAAGCTCTCGCATCTGGAATTCGGCGATCCGCGCATGGCTTCGCAAATTCAGCTTGCCGCGCGCGTGATCCAGCGCAAGATTCCGATCATCCTGCGCGGCCAGACAGGCACCGGCAAGGAAGTGTTCGCCAATGCGCTGCACAGCATCAGCCCGAACGGCGCGGGGCCGTTCGTCGCGGTGAATTGCGCGTCGCTGCCGGAGAATCTGATCGAGAGCGAACTGTTCGGCTATCGCGCGGGCGCGTTCACGGGCGCGCAGCGTGAAGGCCGGCGCGGCAAGATTGTGCAGGCGAACGGCGGCACGCTGTTCCTCGATGAAATCGGCGACATGCCGATGGCGCTGCAAGCGCGTCTCCTGCGCGTGCTCGAAGAACACGAGGTGACGCCGCTCGGCGCGGAAACCACCGTCAAGGTGGATTTTCAGCTGATCAGCGCGAGTCACCGCAATCTCGTCGAACTCGTGCAGAACGGCTTGTTCCGCGAGGATCTGTACTATCGGCTGAACGGCATCGAGATCAATCTGCCGCCGTTGCGTGAACGGGCCGATGCGCTCGCGCTGATCGGCCATATTCTCGAAACCGAATCCGACGATCCGCCCGAACTCTCCGCCGAAGCGCGCGGCGCGCTGCTGAGCTATGCGTGGCCCGGCAACATCCGTCAGTTGCGGCACGTGCTGCAAATGGCGATCGCGCTCTGCGACGGTCCCGAGATTCTTTGCGCGCATCTGCCGCCGGAGATCGTCAACGGTACAGGCGCGACGGCTGCCGCAACGCGTGCGCCGAGTCCGGCCGCGAGCACGCCGCTCATGCATCTCACCGAAGATGCCGATACGTCGTCGCTCAACGCGATTCAGGTGAAGGAGCGCGAAACCGTGCTTCAGTTGCTCGACGAACATCGCTGGAACGTGAGCAACGTCGCGAAGGTGCTGGGCATCAGCCGCAACACGTTGTATCGCAAGATGCATCGGCTGCATATTCGCCTGTCGCACGATACGCCTGCATCCGACAACCCCGCGTCCGACGCATGA
- a CDS encoding dihydroneopterin aldolase, whose translation MGRFEPLYEPIRDAVHVAPQPSGDARVMDIVYIEGLTGQTVIGIDASELHDAQAVRMSLAIGVPSIRACVTDRIDDTVNYAAVREAIHALLASHGLQLLEALAERIAQLIIADFGAHWVRVDLAKPAKFDDVEAVGVVIERRRAREERPAGPVSLAWIGRGYVPE comes from the coding sequence ATGGGCCGATTTGAACCACTATACGAACCGATCCGCGACGCTGTTCATGTTGCGCCGCAACCTTCGGGCGATGCGCGCGTGATGGATATCGTCTATATCGAAGGGCTGACGGGGCAGACCGTGATCGGCATCGATGCGAGCGAGCTGCACGATGCGCAGGCGGTGCGCATGAGTCTGGCGATCGGCGTGCCGTCGATTCGCGCGTGCGTGACCGACCGAATCGACGACACCGTGAATTATGCGGCGGTGCGGGAAGCGATCCACGCGCTGCTCGCGTCGCATGGATTGCAGTTGCTGGAGGCGCTCGCGGAGCGCATCGCGCAGTTGATCATCGCGGATTTCGGAGCGCATTGGGTGCGCGTCGATCTGGCGAAACCCGCGAAATTCGATGATGTCGAGGCGGTCGGCGTGGTGATCGAGCGGCGGCGGGCGCGTGAGGAGCGGCCTGCCGGGCCGGTGAGTCTTGCGTGGATCGGGCGAGGGTATGTGCCGGAGTGA
- the fae gene encoding formaldehyde-activating enzyme, with protein MAKINRVLVGESLVGDGNEVAHIDLIIGPRGSAAETAFCHALTNNKDGFTSLLAVVAPNLLTKPNTILFNKVTIKGAKQAVQMFGPAQRAVAMAVADSVESGVIPADEADDVFVCVGVFIHWEADDDQKIHDYNYQATKEALARAVAGEPSAKEVVSKKGTMSHPFSPS; from the coding sequence ATGGCCAAGATCAACCGCGTCCTGGTAGGAGAGTCGCTCGTCGGCGATGGCAACGAGGTCGCACACATCGACTTGATCATCGGACCGCGAGGTTCCGCTGCCGAGACCGCGTTCTGTCACGCGCTCACGAACAACAAGGATGGCTTCACGTCGCTGCTCGCCGTGGTCGCGCCGAATCTGCTGACCAAGCCGAACACGATCCTGTTCAACAAGGTGACGATCAAGGGCGCGAAGCAGGCCGTGCAGATGTTCGGCCCGGCGCAGCGCGCGGTGGCGATGGCGGTTGCCGACAGCGTGGAATCCGGCGTCATTCCCGCAGACGAAGCCGACGATGTGTTCGTGTGCGTGGGCGTGTTCATCCACTGGGAAGCGGACGACGACCAGAAGATCCACGATTACAACTATCAGGCGACGAAGGAAGCGCTAGCGCGCGCGGTGGCGGGCGAGCCGTCGGCCAAGGAGGTAGTATCGAAGAAGGGAACGATGTCGCATCCGTTTTCGCCGAGCTGA
- a CDS encoding triphosphoribosyl-dephospho-CoA synthase, with translation MDSGDAPLAERARTAFLRACRLDVETQKPGNVSVASAGHGMTSAQFVASAGTAAEGLFTPGARVGARILDAVRRTFDAVGCNTNLGIVLLAAPLCAALERFAPHEAVDASRWRAATVRVLAELDIDDARLAYRAIALANPGGLGDAPEQPVHAPPTVTLRAAMTLAAERDSIARQYANGFADIFGAGLDAANALTPATDHRAMLDVFLTFLSAWPDSHIVRKQGAAVAQSVTRDAALHRADWRAAGRNVQSAELDAWDAGLKARGINPGTSADLAVATLFVALVTNAA, from the coding sequence ATGGACTCCGGTGACGCGCCACTCGCCGAACGCGCCCGCACGGCGTTTTTGCGCGCGTGCCGGCTCGACGTCGAGACGCAAAAGCCCGGCAACGTGAGCGTGGCGAGCGCGGGACACGGCATGACGTCGGCGCAGTTCGTCGCAAGCGCGGGCACGGCGGCCGAGGGCCTTTTCACGCCGGGCGCGCGGGTGGGCGCGCGCATTCTCGATGCCGTGCGCCGCACCTTCGACGCGGTCGGCTGCAACACCAATCTCGGCATCGTGCTGCTCGCTGCGCCCTTGTGCGCGGCGCTCGAACGCTTCGCGCCGCACGAAGCGGTCGATGCATCGCGCTGGCGGGCGGCAACCGTGCGCGTACTCGCGGAACTCGATATCGACGATGCCCGCCTCGCCTATCGCGCGATCGCGCTTGCGAATCCGGGCGGACTGGGCGACGCGCCCGAGCAACCGGTCCACGCGCCGCCGACGGTCACGCTGCGCGCGGCGATGACGCTTGCCGCCGAGCGCGACAGCATCGCCCGCCAGTATGCGAACGGTTTCGCCGATATCTTCGGCGCGGGCCTCGATGCGGCGAACGCGCTCACGCCGGCGACCGACCATCGCGCGATGCTCGACGTATTCCTGACCTTTCTTTCGGCGTGGCCCGACTCGCACATAGTGCGCAAGCAAGGCGCGGCGGTGGCGCAAAGTGTCACGCGCGATGCGGCGCTGCATCGCGCGGACTGGCGCGCGGCGGGCCGTAACGTGCAGAGCGCCGAGCTGGATGCGTGGGACGCCGGACTGAAGGCGCGCGGCATCAATCCGGGCACGAGCGCGGATTTGGCGGTGGCGACGCTGTTCGTCGCGCTCGTGACGAACGCGGCCTGA
- a CDS encoding ATP-grasp domain-containing protein produces MSLRVAIMTDETGWHTGRLKKAFRARGVEARCVDLADCRIDTTWPPFGLAIPGFGHTLPDAAFVRGIAGGTFEQVTLRLGILHALRECGVPVYNDARAIERSVDKSMTSFLLNRYGVPTPATWAGESAAFAQRVLMRETAAGRQVVMKPLFGSQGKGLRKPGVKLPSLKSFSQVAYLQRYVDAGKPGFDWRVLVIGDKAVAAMKRVGGEGWIHNFARGARCEAAELTPALADIAVRATQALGLDYAGVDLIPSDGARPVVLEVNGVAAWRGLQSVTPVDIAALLVDDLLDRKLPASKGQLALASGDGLR; encoded by the coding sequence ATGAGCCTGCGCGTCGCGATCATGACGGATGAGACCGGCTGGCACACCGGACGGCTCAAAAAGGCTTTCCGCGCGCGCGGTGTGGAAGCGCGCTGCGTCGATCTCGCGGATTGCCGCATCGACACGACATGGCCGCCCTTCGGCCTCGCGATTCCCGGCTTCGGTCACACGCTGCCCGACGCGGCGTTCGTGCGCGGCATCGCGGGCGGCACCTTCGAGCAGGTCACGTTGCGGCTCGGCATTTTGCACGCGCTGCGCGAATGCGGCGTGCCGGTCTATAACGACGCGCGTGCAATCGAGCGCAGCGTCGACAAGTCGATGACGAGCTTTCTGCTCAACCGCTACGGCGTGCCAACGCCCGCGACATGGGCGGGCGAATCGGCCGCATTTGCGCAGCGCGTGCTGATGCGCGAGACGGCCGCGGGTCGCCAGGTCGTGATGAAGCCGCTGTTCGGCTCGCAGGGCAAAGGTCTGCGCAAGCCCGGCGTGAAGTTGCCGTCGCTCAAGTCGTTTAGTCAGGTCGCTTATCTTCAGCGTTATGTCGATGCGGGCAAGCCCGGTTTCGACTGGCGCGTGCTCGTGATCGGCGACAAAGCGGTCGCGGCGATGAAGCGCGTCGGCGGCGAGGGATGGATTCACAACTTCGCGCGCGGTGCGCGGTGCGAGGCCGCGGAACTGACGCCCGCGCTCGCCGACATCGCCGTGCGCGCGACACAGGCGCTCGGGCTCGATTACGCGGGCGTCGATCTGATTCCGTCGGACGGCGCGCGGCCGGTCGTGCTCGAAGTGAACGGCGTCGCGGCGTGGCGCGGTTTGCAGTCGGTGACGCCGGTCGATATCGCCGCGCTGCTCGTCGACGATCTGCTCGATCGCAAGCTGCCTGCATCGAAGGGCCAGCTTGCGCTCGCCAGCGGCGATGGACTCCGGTGA
- the mch gene encoding methenyltetrahydromethanopterin cyclohydrolase: MSSSSATPAALSVNASSERLVARLIDDAARLHVDVTRTEGGTVIVDAGVNAQGSAEAGVLIARICMGGLGRVARRFALDAQPLWPGFIEVHTSNPVIACLASQYAGWSLSATKEQTGGKKFFSLGSGPARALACKEPLFDELGYRDRHDRGALVMEVDRLPPQVVIDKVLGDCGLAPQNLVIAVTPTQSVAGTVQVVARVVEVALHKTHVLGVDLGEIVEGSGSAPLPPPAPDGIQAMGRTNDAILYGGRVHLTVKSDAVAKRLAAELPSSNARDYGRPFAEIFTSFNYDFYQIDPALFAPAEVWVSSLESGATYHGGKVDQPLLDAQWKAAGAAP; the protein is encoded by the coding sequence ATGAGTTCATCTTCCGCCACGCCTGCTGCGCTGAGCGTCAACGCGTCGAGCGAGCGGCTCGTCGCGCGTCTCATCGACGATGCCGCGCGGCTTCACGTCGATGTCACACGCACGGAAGGCGGCACCGTGATCGTCGATGCGGGTGTGAACGCCCAAGGCAGCGCCGAGGCCGGCGTGCTGATCGCGCGCATCTGCATGGGCGGGCTCGGGCGCGTGGCGCGGCGCTTCGCCCTCGATGCGCAACCGCTCTGGCCCGGCTTCATCGAAGTGCATACGAGCAATCCGGTGATCGCCTGCCTCGCGAGCCAGTACGCGGGCTGGAGCCTTTCGGCGACCAAGGAGCAGACCGGCGGCAAGAAGTTCTTTTCGCTCGGGTCCGGCCCGGCGCGCGCGCTCGCCTGCAAGGAGCCGCTCTTCGACGAACTCGGCTATCGCGACCGTCACGATCGCGGCGCGCTCGTCATGGAAGTGGACCGGCTGCCGCCGCAAGTCGTCATCGACAAAGTATTGGGCGATTGCGGCCTCGCGCCGCAGAATCTCGTGATCGCCGTGACGCCGACACAGTCTGTGGCGGGCACGGTGCAGGTCGTCGCGCGCGTGGTCGAAGTTGCGCTGCACAAGACGCACGTGCTGGGCGTGGATCTCGGCGAGATTGTCGAAGGCAGCGGCAGCGCGCCGCTTCCGCCGCCCGCGCCCGACGGCATCCAGGCGATGGGCCGCACCAACGACGCGATTCTCTACGGCGGCCGCGTGCATCTGACTGTCAAGAGCGATGCGGTCGCGAAGCGTCTCGCGGCCGAGTTGCCTTCGTCGAATGCGCGCGATTACGGGCGGCCGTTCGCGGAGATCTTCACATCGTTCAATTACGACTTTTATCAGATCGACCCCGCGCTCTTCGCGCCCGCCGAAGTGTGGGTGTCGAGTCTGGAGAGCGGCGCGACGTATCACGGCGGCAAGGTCGATCAACCCTTGCTCGACGCCCAATGGAAAGCCGCCGGAGCCGCGCCATGA